The following nucleotide sequence is from Carassius carassius chromosome 16, fCarCar2.1, whole genome shotgun sequence.
TTGCCTCCTGTGCTGCTTGACTGAGAAGCTGGAGTTGCCTAAACGTGTCTTTAAATCAAGCCAATTACATTAGCTTGGTTGTAATGGGATTGCTTTACTAATTACTCTGTCTGGGTGGTAATCACATGACTAATTACTGGTCAATTAATCTCCCAATCCTGTGTTAAGAACAATGTAAGAAGACACCAGATTGCGCTTTTAACAGtttaaaacaaagatttttttcttctgtgtttgtAGAGCTGctgcattataataataataattattattattattatttttagaattattatttgtAGTGGGAGgagtattagtattttatttgtatttatttaaataaatagtcaGTATATTGctagttaatattttattatttataataaaaaatataaaattcatcTTCTACCCCTGTGCtatattcactatatatatatatatatatttgtgtataatttgttattatctaTCTAATTGAAATGaacctgaaatataaatattaaatgcaacctttttaataaaaaataaataaataaaaatgaaatgcaaccaactgaaataaaatgctaaaataactaaaactaagctAAATAGACAAAAAATGCAAACTTGCCAAATGCACAAAACAATCACTAAAACcaactaaactaaaatttaaatgaagtatataaagcaagtataaaataattaataaataaaatactactaaaTACCACTGGGTTTTGTATGATTCCAAGTTTAATGTGAATAACTAcctaatgctgcgttcacaccaaatgcgaatagagcgtctggcgcgaatgatttcaatgttaagtcaatgtaaagacgcgtttcCGCACGTCTGGAGATCTCGTGGCGCAAATGAGGCGTTTAGCgcggcgcggtagacgcgaatggtgctttttgtgcatttagcgtttgacgcgaattggtgtctgccgcccgagttgaaaaaaTTTAACTTTGCCATCAATTCGCGccacgttaaccaatcaggagcctgctcaggagtcattcattcaacatggaggaacgactgatgttgtcagtgagcagtcgaccggagctatatgacacaagtatcacacacaagttcatatttcaggaataaaaaggacctcgtTTGGAAGAGTTTgttgtaaaaacacatttaacgTTTGAGTCACGTACACGTTTATCGACACGCGGCCTTACTGCcattttttacaactattttcccCCTAATATAGCCTACAGCTACTTTTCGCTAACAAGATAATATGTTGATTCAGAGGAAGTgtgcaggaaaaagtggaaaagacccgagtgctcgatcaacatcagccatcttgcaaacagacaaccgCTAGCACTTGCCCCTCCCACAAGAAGCGGATTTCGCCTCCAGACGCGTGAATGCATTCATaatgttcaagcggcaaactagacgcgaatttgacgctctattcgtgtttggtgtgaacacagcataaggcccttaaaacataaaacacacaatttttttatgacaGTTAGCACAAATGTATGATAATTGTAGCCCTAGATAACAGTTACTCTGTAACCCTTTAAACCAAACATTGTCGTCAGTCTTCCAACAACACCTTCATCTCACAGGAAGTGAAAGCCATGGTGGCTGATGTGAGAGCTCACAGTGTGTAAACTCAAGTGTTTTCTCTCCTCTGTGCCGCCAGGGAACGCATCGACATTGAAATAGCTCAGGAGATTCAAGAACAACTGGTCCGTCAAGCTGAACAACTGAGGCAGCAGGAGGAAAAGGatgaggtgagagccattcacaGCATTCAGGCACTCGCTGTGGATTAGCCACGCCCCCAGCAGTCACATGACATCCTCGTGATTGTGTTTGTAAGACTTGAGAACGCGTACTCGCATTCTCTGTGTGTTAGTCACAAGGAAAGCTTAGATCTGGATCCACACCCATGACTGCTGCTGCATTGCAGTGTTTGTTTCCTCCACTCATTCTTCTGAGttcatgtttgtgtgtgcgctCAACTAGGCCATCGCCCGGAAGCTGCAGGAGCGAGAGATGAAAGAGAAGAGAAAACGGCACAAGCAGATGGAAGGAAACCTCGAGGAGTACTACGATGAAAAAGGTGTGTAGACGCCCTCTGGAGGAAGGTGTGCGATCCAGCAAAGAAGGGGTTTGGAGAAGAGAATATGTGGGTTTGGGTCGGTCAACACGTTTGACTGCTGGGAAATCTGCGTTTGCAGGGTTTCCTGCTCAGCTGTTCACTGAATCTACAGCGCCATATCGCATTTTACCACAGCAGTGGATGTGAAAACTGAATTCTTTGGATACCATGAAACACGAGGACAAAACACGCTTTCATTCGttgcatgcaaaaacaaacacaagcagTTTGGTCTGATTCACCAACAAATGACTCTTTCTTGCAATGAATCAGTCAAAAGCCAAGTTAACgttaaataatttgtttattgaaatgaagctgaaaaaaagacaaaagcataGAACAGAatcactaaaattaaaaattaaaattaaaaaaatgtaaggaatagttcactcaaaaataaaaattgtcatgaatcactcaccctcaaacctgtaagacctctgttctTCTTGGGAacacatattaagatatttttgatgaattctgagaaATATGAACTGAATGTTTTGCATTTAAGTactcaaatgactaaaactgaattaaaaataaaatacatttacgttACAAAGACATGTAAACGGGCAAAGACAtggcaaaacataaaacaaaatcactgaatttaaaaaaaattctaatataaaaaacaaattcataatattaataaaaatataattgtatataaataataaagtaacttTTTTGAATTAATGGCTAAATAGACATtcgtatttgtgcgtgtgtgtgtgtgtgtgtgtgtgtgtatatatatatgcttacatgGAGGCATAAAGtgtaatcattttttttcatttgattaaatgtaatttaaacgtATTTAATAAACAACTAGCTGAAAAAGTATACAATTTACTgaaactatatataatatatatatatatatatacacacacacacacacacacacatttttcttaatAGTTTCAAAAACAAATTGGTTGTGTAGTTTTGTACTTAATTCTttggtattttaatatttttttgcatacTTATATGAAAAAAAACTGTGTATTTTATAAAATGATCAAATCTGAAAATACtaacatgaaaatgtaaaaaaatatttaaaaaacttttcaTACAAAGTTATAACTACTTATGAGAGTCAGCCAATAGTAGTTTTGACATTCCTGTGCAAATTTTGCCATACATTTCCTGTTTTAACTCTTTCAGAGGTACTTACCTAAGATAGCAATTGCAGTAGTTAACACacattttatgcatttcattACACTCCAGACACTTCTAATCTGTTTGTTGTGAAGTCAAACAACATGTCAGCTGACTTGACCGCACGGTAGTTTGCAACTAAAGTTTGTTTAGTAAACATTAGGTTACTCTGGGAAGGATCTAAATAGCACCAGCAGACCTTGCATTGGCAATGGATGACCATTTGACAACAAATGCTACAAAACTGGAGATGAAAGTTGTTTGTGTCAACACGGCATCTATTAACTCCACCTTCCCTGCATGGCTGCCCTTGCATGCCAGTTTGCATTCAAACTGTTAGCTTTCGTGTTATGTAATCGTTCTCTCATGCCATCATTTGAATGTGTTTAGGGACTCCTGCTGGCTAGCCGGTATCGTACCCACAGGGTCTGTTTGCTTCATTAAACATGCTCAAATCTCTCATTCATAAGTTCTTAATGAATAGTTTGTTTCACCAAAACCCTCGAACCCTAAAGACTGAAACTTTAGCACGTAATGCATTGCTTCATGTTGTAAGGGTGCTGCCGTGATGAGCAGAGATTAGCACACGCCTACAGGGCACAACATAAAAGATTCAGCATCTCAGGGAGTATCTTTAGCTTTGTCTCTACCTCTCGAACCGTGACTGCATAGCTGGGCTCCGTTCTCACGCAGAGATGCAAACAAATAGGCCTAGACTGCGCTTATGCAGGGATATGTTGGGGAGGAGATCAGACAGGTTTATCTGAATCCTTGATGCATGAATCTGTGATAGAGTTGTAGAAGGGTTAATGAATGCAAAAGGCTTAGTTTATTGGCATAAATGTGGACAAAAATGCACATTAGCCTATTTATAAACTGCTACCATGTGCGCTAATTTGAGATTTGTTTGTAGAAATAGGATTAAGGCATTAAAACTGAGAAATCTGTAAAATTTTGTATGTTTTGCTGCAAAGAAACACTGGTTTGCAGCCAACCGtttgaaataacttttatttttttgattgcttgttttggtttattttagttttgtaaaaTTACAACCTGTCCCAACCCACATATTGCTCCTTATTAAACGTCCTGTAAGTTGCTGTAAACAGGGTTCAAAATTAACACTTTCCAGTCACTTTCCATTTATAATTTGTACACACTATAATACAATAgaattttgacacttttttttttttaaatactacatTAAGTATATCATTAGTATTATTATCATCGTGTTGTTATTCTCTCCACCAAAACTCTGCGTGTTGAGACATATGCAATTCATTGAAATCACAACAGGATACGTGGTTTTTGGCTGTTTACTCtggaacaacaaaatatatataattatttttttttttgataacatcTAACAGATCTGGACCACTTCTGAATGTATTTTatcacattttctttcttttgtattaaactatacatacatgcatacatatgatgctgttttgtttcaaATTGTTTAGGCAACTtaattatatatagtttattaacattattaaaaaattatgcaCTTTTCTCAAAagtcagttgtgttattttattgctttttaagaAACgcgttttattaatatttcgctcagtgcgccctcttgtggcctcaggagagaagccaaacaacccccaccccccccccccccccccaaaaaaaaaacaaccagctGAAATTATCCCTTTCTAAATTTGTTTGTaaattcaatattgataatatttaACTACAAAATGTAAATTACGTTTTGCAGCCATTTTGACAGCTCTAGTCGtgtctaaagtgaaagtaaacaggtGGGTCAAAagatcccatatatatatatatatatatataaatatatatatatatatatatatatacatacacaaaaaaaaacctcacagATTTAGGAGAAAATCAGTCCTTAATTTAGGTCTCCTAAATCTTTTGCTCTAAGAGTATTACAAAAAGCGTTTTAGCACTAAAACTAGCTCCTAAATCTGaatgtaaacattttagaaacatttgataACCGCTTTTTAAAAAGGTATCACCTATAGTTTTGGAGGTTTCCCCAACTCCTAATTTTCctttgattatatacttgttttaTTAACTAGTTGGGCAAGAAGTAACATCTGTTCTTgcgtctgtttttttatttatttctttgtttgttttactccTACGTTTCCATGTATTACTGTCAGCCATGATTATATTACCATTTATAAATAGCTATTTATATGCATATCTGCTAATTGTTTTTTGGAAGCATACATGTAAGAGGCTGATGGTAAGCTGAgcatatacttgtttaattagtgacacttatcctgcattttaaaatctttatttaaatgtggCTACATAAtactatataattaatttatttaaatacattttaaataagtgaTGCATTACTACTGTTACATTAAAAACGagataaatacagtttaaaagccTTAAATATACAACTTAAATGTTCTCCAATCATTTGACCTTGGCATGCATGGCATTCGTCAATTTCTGGACCCTTGCTGTAACTTTTTCATTTTGAATGGCTTGGTACTAATTGTCAATAATAGCCTTATTTACCATTTTACTTCCTGCATCATCCACAGTGAACTAACCCTTGTGTACTAACCTGGACAATTTCCCTCCTTGTTCTTGCACTCCACCTTTTGCCTCACACTCGCTTTCACCCAGACTCCCGATCTCCACCGGATCGGCGAGAGCCAAAACCCCGTTCCGCGTCTTCGGGTTACAGAAAAGAGAAGCATCACGACTACAGTCAAATTCTTTCCCCGTACAACTCTCCTGAGCCTGAAAGAAAAAGATATCCCAGTAGCCGTAGTCGATATCCGGAATATGAGCCCGTTGAGTTCAGTCGATCTTGGCATCCGGAGAGTCCGAGCGAGGAAAGGTTCCTCGAGTACTACTCACCTGGGCGACGACCGAAAGAGAGAAACAAACCTCTCAATCTCGATCACACAGAACCACATAGAAGGAAGAAACAAGACCAATGGGACGACCTGGAACCAGTGGTGCAACGAAAGGAGAGGACTCCCAGGGATTACTATGCCGGCCGGGACATGGTCTGGGACAAGGAGAGGATCAGGGATCGAGAACGAGAATGGGATGTACGGAGAGCCAAGGAAAGGTCAAAAGATCGCAACCGGACAAGAAGTCAAGATCGACTGTTTAGCGGCATTGACAGAGACAAGAacatggaccaaaatgaactcggTAGCAGAGAGAAGCAAAGAGAACGAGGAAGAGATGGGAACAGGGGAAGGCACAGAAACAGGGAGCGAGAACTGGACGGTTACGTTCCAACTAGGGGACGCTCAGAGGAAAGCCTGGAGTGGCAGGACCATAAGAACAGGCTGAGGCTCCCGTCAGGTCCTAATGAGGTGTTTGAGGAGCCTGTTCTCAGAGGTCCCTCGAACGAGGGCCGGTCCCCTGGTCATTCTCCCAGAGAGAGAGGTATGGCACGAGGCCCGAGGTTGTTTGAGTCAACCTGCTTGGACTTTGCAGTGCCATCTGGTGGTGGGGAGTGCTGTCAAGATTTCCTTTTTCCTGTGCATTTGGGTTTCTTGTCTTTTTTGGACTCTCTAAATTAATTTCTGGGGATCCTTGTGCACTAAATCTAGTCATTTCTGATCCATTCCTTTCTTAATATCAAACCAAAAATTGTTGCTTGGGTTCTGTGTGAATAGTTTTAAGTTTGTCATTCTTTTAACGTGGATTAACGTCCTCTGATGCCCCCTTCAGGTCGGAAACCGCGAGGAGAATATGGCATGAAGGAGGTGACGCGTGGACTGGCCCACTTAGACCTACAAGACCAGGAGCTCATAGACTTGGAGGTGGCACGCAAGCTACAAGAAGAAGAAATTAAGGTATCTTGAGTCTCTCTGGTTGTAATTATTGGTTACTTTTAATCcacaaatataattgttttttttttttgtacaggcaAGTCGGTTAGACAAACAAGCCGCTCAAGTTGCACAAGATGAGGTACAGTatggtttgttgtttttgtgcacTGTCAGGGTGTCGCTCATCTTGTTTGTTTTACGATTTGTTTTGTGACTGTATTTTAAGGAAATAGCACGACTGTTAATGGAGGAAGAGAAAAGAGAGTATAAGAGATCAAGAGATCAGGAGAAACAAGCAATTGAGAGACGATGGGCTGAGGTGGAATATAAGGTAAGCAACATCCATTCCAACTAAGCATAGTTCTGGTCTGAAATGCTGATCGGTCACCACCCTTGGAGATggataaatgtttaaatacatgAACGTAGATGTATActtcctttttatatttttagtaaatatttaattatttgtgaaaattctagagctgaaacaactaatcgatttaatcgattaaaatcgattattaaaatagttgtcaactaatttagtcatcgattcgttgctaaataacttttatttgccgtaagcggctcatttcgtgcatatttcaaatctgcggtgaccaaagtgtggcagtaatgagccaccggaggttttactcagccagtacagcaggagaagtagtaaatagccaatagctggcctcgttttatgtcacgtgcttcccaaacagctctctgcagcattcagcgagatggtggaggcagacggcagtggagtaagctcgagaaagaaagaaaaaaaaacggaagataaaactaatcgaacgaagtcatccaaagtgtgggagtactttactttgagccttcaaaaaaaaagagtaacctctaaactttgcactactgaactgacttttatatgttcagattctcaatgttttgcaaatgtttagatgtttagtcgtaaaagctgataacattgctttttaacagttaacatttaaagcttttgaCATTCCTGGCTTTGACGAAACTGGTttttcgtttaccagttcataattcagtcttgcagcctaattatgactgaatgagagaagtaaatgtttaaatgtatttgaaatgcactttttttctttttgtccattttttttcaatactttttttctgatggattttactttaaaatgtgagttccattcaggtttcatgccatcggcactttattcgaatgactgtttacaatttcacagcataagctatgaagctgtttcccaggtataagttgtgtgtttacaaaataataataaaatgcaatgtactgcaaatttaattcagttttattcttattcttagtgaaattatgttctgaaagattacttaataagctttgttcgggatgttaaactactttaaccctaagccctaaggactgccatggtgaaaacattatttgaaatctccttgtgaaatttgctagagtacgtatgggtcagtgttttgattgcagaagagttcgacaaaggattactagcacataataaaacacaactccaggtatgtttttgatgagaaaatgacaatgcaaaatggttaaaatctctaaaaagtctgttgaatgataaagactctTTAATAATAagttacttgggggaaaaaatgggcaaaactaaaatataagtacataaaccgattaatcgtaaagataatcgacagattaatcgattatcaaaataaccgttagttgcagccctagaaaaTTCTTTGTCATCTAAAttacaagtgttta
It contains:
- the LOC132159963 gene encoding coiled-coil domain-containing protein 50-like isoform X2, with protein sequence MADFSIDQNNLPGVKEVCRDFAVLEDHCLAHNLQEQEIESHLASNVHKSRLVQQDLQVAKRLQEEEDKRAQAESKRQHRHMERIDIEIAQEIQEQLVRQAEQLRQQEEKDEAIARKLQEREMKEKRKRHKQMEGNLEEYYDEKGRKPRGEYGMKEVTRGLAHLDLQDQELIDLEVARKLQEEEIKASRLDKQAAQVAQDEEIARLLMEEEKREYKRSRDQEKQAIERRWAEVEYKPVQEEVVRPRAREESRIREDEYQRAHNHKPVRPPPPTQHYENVNQSYAFADPYSPRPPPRPEAAYKGAYYRQ
- the LOC132159963 gene encoding coiled-coil domain-containing protein 50-like isoform X1, whose product is MADFSIDQNNLPGVKEVCRDFAVLEDHCLAHNLQEQEIESHLASNVHKSRLVQQDLQVAKRLQEEEDKRAQAESKRQHRHMERIDIEIAQEIQEQLVRQAEQLRQQEEKDEAIARKLQEREMKEKRKRHKQMEGNLEEYYDEKDSRSPPDRREPKPRSASSGYRKEKHHDYSQILSPYNSPEPERKRYPSSRSRYPEYEPVEFSRSWHPESPSEERFLEYYSPGRRPKERNKPLNLDHTEPHRRKKQDQWDDLEPVVQRKERTPRDYYAGRDMVWDKERIRDREREWDVRRAKERSKDRNRTRSQDRLFSGIDRDKNMDQNELGSREKQRERGRDGNRGRHRNRERELDGYVPTRGRSEESLEWQDHKNRLRLPSGPNEVFEEPVLRGPSNEGRSPGHSPRERGRKPRGEYGMKEVTRGLAHLDLQDQELIDLEVARKLQEEEIKASRLDKQAAQVAQDEEIARLLMEEEKREYKRSRDQEKQAIERRWAEVEYKPVQEEVVRPRAREESRIREDEYQRAHNHKPVRPPPPTQHYENVNQSYAFADPYSPRPPPRPEAAYKGAYYRQ